In Desulfovibrio porci, a single window of DNA contains:
- a CDS encoding integrase core domain-containing protein: KRTANLPVWTHRYNFVRPHTALGRKPPASRLSGG; this comes from the coding sequence GAAAAGAACAGCGAACTTGCCGGTCTGGACGCATCGCTACAACTTTGTGCGTCCGCATACGGCTCTTGGCAGAAAACCTCCAGCCTCAAGGCTGAGCGGA